From the Clostridium putrefaciens genome, one window contains:
- a CDS encoding DUF1836 domain-containing protein: MSNNKLVPYEDLPQYDLFLSQVIDYLNDKFVEEKYTNNIVQNYIKSEAISKPEDSKKRGYTKLHLAQLLLLSYMRPVLTTEEIRKVFRLAFNDINDREDDIISFEKAYKIFSDIQKESVNEFLTEHRFFNQEKLDSIVSELNLKPSDEGRIKTFIMVMNLIAEASVIKKIVQKIIGDYHE; this comes from the coding sequence ATGTCTAATAATAAATTAGTGCCCTATGAAGATCTACCTCAATATGATCTATTTTTATCACAGGTTATTGATTATTTAAATGATAAATTTGTAGAAGAAAAGTACACAAATAATATAGTCCAAAATTACATTAAAAGCGAGGCTATATCAAAGCCGGAAGATAGTAAAAAAAGAGGATATACAAAGCTTCATCTAGCACAACTTTTATTGCTAAGTTATATGAGACCAGTACTTACAACAGAAGAGATAAGGAAGGTTTTTAGACTAGCATTTAATGATATAAATGATAGGGAAGATGATATAATATCCTTTGAAAAGGCATATAAGATATTTTCAGATATACAAAAAGAAAGCGTAAATGAATTTTTAACAGAGCATAGATTTTTTAATCAAGAAAAGTTAGACAGTATAGTATCTGAACTTAATTTAAAACCAAGTGATGAAGGTAGGATAAAGACCTTTATAATGGTTATGAATCTAATAGCTGAAGCTAGTGTAATAAAGAAAATAGTACAAAAGATAATAGGCGATTACCACGAATAG
- a CDS encoding AbrB/MazE/SpoVT family DNA-binding domain-containing protein, which translates to MKSTGVVRRVDELGRIVIPIELRRTLDIAEKDALEIYVDGEQIILKKYEPACIFCGDARDVTNYKGKNICKSCMEEFKK; encoded by the coding sequence ATGAAATCAACAGGTGTTGTTAGAAGAGTAGATGAACTTGGTAGAATAGTAATTCCAATAGAACTAAGAAGAACTTTGGATATTGCTGAAAAGGATGCTTTAGAAATATATGTAGATGGCGAACAAATCATATTAAAGAAATATGAGCCAGCTTGTATTTTCTGCGGAGACGCTAGAGATGTAACAAACTATAAAGGAAAGAATATTTGTAAAAGTTGTATGGAAGAATTTAAGAAGTAG
- the rsmI gene encoding 16S rRNA (cytidine(1402)-2'-O)-methyltransferase: protein MAKLYIVPTPIGNLKDITLRALEVLNMVDVIAAEDTRQTLKLLNHFNIKKPLISYHMHNEQFKSEELLNKIVQGENIAIVSDAGTPGISDPGSVVIKKCIENSIEIEVLPGATALITAMVYSGLDSTKFLFRGFLPRENKDRKVIIEDLKDRTETLILYEAPHRLKDTLAFLRENLGNRNIGICRELTKLYEEILRGSIDDIICHYDAVQPRGEYVIVISGKSEEEIAEERESLWIDMTIEEHIKKYIADGLTKKEAIKMVAKDRKMPKSEVYKHSIE, encoded by the coding sequence ATGGCTAAACTTTATATAGTACCAACACCTATAGGAAATTTAAAAGACATAACATTAAGGGCTCTAGAAGTTCTTAATATGGTGGATGTAATAGCGGCAGAAGATACAAGACAAACCTTAAAGTTACTTAATCATTTTAATATTAAAAAGCCACTTATAAGTTATCATATGCATAATGAGCAATTTAAAAGCGAGGAATTATTAAACAAGATAGTACAAGGTGAAAATATAGCAATCGTAAGCGATGCTGGAACTCCAGGTATTTCTGACCCGGGCAGCGTTGTAATCAAAAAGTGCATAGAAAACTCTATAGAAATAGAAGTTCTTCCAGGGGCAACAGCTCTTATTACAGCTATGGTTTATTCTGGGCTTGACTCAACTAAATTTTTATTTAGAGGGTTTTTGCCAAGAGAAAATAAGGATAGAAAGGTCATAATAGAAGACTTAAAAGACAGGACGGAAACGCTTATATTATATGAGGCTCCACATAGATTAAAGGATACACTTGCATTTTTAAGAGAAAACTTAGGCAATAGAAATATTGGGATTTGCAGAGAACTCACTAAATTATATGAAGAAATTTTAAGAGGAAGCATTGATGATATCATTTGTCACTATGATGCGGTTCAACCTAGAGGAGAATATGTAATTGTAATTTCAGGTAAAAGCGAAGAAGAGATTGCAGAGGAAAGAGAAAGTCTTTGGATAGATATGACTATTGAAGAACATATTAAGAAATATATAGCTGATGGTCTAACAAAAAAAGAAGCAATTAAAATGGTAGCAAAAGATAGGAAGATGCCAAAATCAGAGGTTTATAAGCACAGTATTGAGTAA
- the fsa gene encoding fructose-6-phosphate aldolase has protein sequence MKIFIDTANIEEIKKAAELGVIDGVTTNPSLIAREGRDIKEVIEEICSIVDGPISAEVMSLEHSKMIEEAEELIKLHKNIVIKIPMCAEGLKAVSALSKKGIKTNVTLIFSAQQALLAAKAGASYVSPFLGRLDDIGNGGLPVVQDIAEVFSIYGIETEIIAASVRTPMHVLECAKAGSDIATIPYKVIVQMISHPLTDSGIKKFIEDYESSK, from the coding sequence ATGAAAATATTTATTGATACTGCTAATATAGAAGAAATAAAAAAGGCAGCAGAACTTGGAGTTATAGATGGGGTTACAACTAATCCTAGTTTAATAGCAAGAGAAGGAAGAGATATTAAAGAGGTTATAGAAGAAATTTGCTCTATAGTAGATGGACCTATAAGCGCAGAAGTTATGAGTTTAGAGCATTCTAAAATGATAGAAGAAGCTGAGGAATTAATAAAACTTCATAAAAACATAGTTATTAAGATCCCAATGTGTGCTGAAGGGCTAAAAGCTGTAAGCGCTTTATCAAAAAAGGGAATCAAAACTAATGTAACTTTAATATTTTCAGCACAACAAGCACTTTTAGCTGCAAAGGCAGGAGCAAGCTACGTTAGCCCATTTCTTGGAAGACTTGATGATATAGGAAATGGTGGTCTTCCAGTAGTTCAAGACATTGCAGAAGTATTTAGTATTTATGGAATAGAAACAGAAATTATAGCAGCTAGTGTAAGAACACCAATGCACGTTTTGGAATGTGCAAAGGCAGGTTCAGATATTGCAACTATACCATATAAAGTAATAGTTCAAATGATAAGTCACCCACTAACAGATTCAGGGATTAAAAAGTTCATAGAAGACTATGAATCATCAAAATAA
- a CDS encoding tRNA1(Val) (adenine(37)-N6)-methyltransferase → MIEDYKNYIKEDETLDDLQLKGIHIIQKTKGFRFGVDAVLLANFAKSKRSSSIMDICTGTGIVPLLIAGKKEFSKVTGMEIQEDMIDMAKRSVIINNLKEKVEFKCSDLKDLKYLKTLEKVDVLTVNPPYKVYKSGILNVSDKDAIARHEIACTLEDVVIASRILLKDNGRMFMVHRPERLADILCTMRKHKIEPKTIRLVHPNSKKAPNIVLVEGQRDGGAFLRFEPPLYIYEEDGEYSEEIKNIYNEDIL, encoded by the coding sequence ATGATAGAAGATTATAAAAACTACATAAAAGAAGATGAAACATTAGATGATCTTCAACTTAAAGGAATACATATAATACAAAAGACAAAGGGGTTTAGATTTGGCGTGGATGCTGTACTTTTAGCAAACTTTGCAAAGTCGAAAAGAAGTAGCAGCATAATGGATATTTGCACCGGTACTGGAATAGTTCCTCTTTTAATAGCGGGTAAAAAAGAATTTTCTAAAGTAACTGGCATGGAAATACAAGAGGACATGATAGACATGGCAAAAAGGTCTGTAATAATAAATAATCTTAAAGAAAAGGTAGAATTTAAATGTTCAGATCTAAAAGATTTAAAGTATTTGAAGACCTTAGAGAAGGTAGATGTATTAACAGTAAATCCGCCATATAAGGTTTATAAGTCAGGAATCTTAAATGTAAGTGATAAGGATGCTATTGCAAGGCACGAGATAGCTTGTACATTAGAAGATGTTGTAATAGCCTCTAGAATATTATTAAAGGATAATGGGCGTATGTTCATGGTACATAGGCCAGAAAGGCTTGCTGACATACTGTGCACTATGAGAAAGCATAAAATAGAACCTAAAACCATAAGGCTTGTACATCCTAATAGTAAAAAGGCACCTAACATAGTTTTAGTTGAGGGGCAAAGAGATGGTGGAGCCTTCTTAAGATTTGAACCACCCCTGTATATTTACGAGGAAGATGGAGAGTATAGCGAAGAAATAAAAAATATTTATAACGAAGATATATTATAA